One window of the Pyrus communis chromosome 17, drPyrComm1.1, whole genome shotgun sequence genome contains the following:
- the LOC137721979 gene encoding uncharacterized protein, translating to MASEGGSGMLKLEGSNSTNNPVLNPVVIQSDASAVPNTVKLNGSNYPLWSKVLEMHIAGRGRKGFVTESTKEPAENSAEYETWETGNAIVKGWLINSMEPAIMGFFIHLRTAKEIWEEVARTYYDGSDISQIYELKVKSFRLRQEGRPVGLYYADLKSVWQELD from the coding sequence ATGGCATCAGAAGGAGGCAGTGGCATGTTGAAGTTAGAGGGCAGTAACTCAACCAATAATCCAGTATTGAATCCGGTTGTTATTCAGAGTGATGCGTCTGCTGTACCAAATACCGTGAAATTAAATGGATCAAATTATCCTCTTTGGTCCAAAGTTTTGGAGATGCACATTGCTGGACGCGGtaggaagggctttgtgactGAGAGCACCAAGGAGCCTGCTGAGAATAGTGCTGAGTATGAGACGTGGGAGACAGGGAATGCAATAGTAAAAGGGTGGTTGATCAATTCCATGGAACCTGCTATCATGGGATTTTTTATTCACCTGCGTACCGCTAAAGAAATTTGGGAAGAAGTGGCTCGGACTTATTATGATGGCTCAGATATTTCTCAGATTTATGAATTGAAGGTTAAATCGTTCAGACTTCGTCAAGAGGGCCGGCCAGTTGGCCTGTATTATGCTGATCTCAAGTCCGTTTGGCAGGAGTTAGATTAA